The Candidatus Binatia bacterium nucleotide sequence GCATCCGCCACGGAGCGCGCCGACGCGTTTCTTCTATGGCATTCCTGCCGTGGAGGGTGAGGCGGCGCTGAGCTTCAGCTGGGTCGAGTCCTGTGTGCAGATGACTCTCCAGCCGACTGGCGGTGTCTTCAGATGAGAGCGTGTGCCAGGCAATATCGCCCATATCCCTCGCCGGGTCAGGTCGACTCACGCGACGATTGTCGCACAGCTGCGTTCGCGAGAATCGTGAAGTAAAAT carries:
- a CDS encoding cation-transporting P-type ATPase; its protein translation is MGDIAWHTLSSEDTASRLESHLHTGLDPAEAQRRLTLHGRNAIEETRRRAPWRMLLDQFTDFMILVLIAAAILSGMIGDPPDAIAIVV